The following nucleotide sequence is from Pseudonocardia sp. C8.
GCCGGGGCCGGAGAGGACGATCCATGACGAACGGCACCACCGTCGGTGCGCCCGCGCCACCGGAGTCCCCGCCCCGGACCGGGCACTGGTTCGAGGACTTCGCGGTCGGGCAGGTCTTCACCGGCCCGCCGCGCACGTTCGGCCCCGACGTCGTCGCGGCGTTCGCCGAGATCAGCGGCGACCGGGCTGCCCTGCACACCGAGCACGGCCACACCCCGGACGGGCGGCCGCTGGTCCACGGCCCGCTCGGCGAGGCCGGCTTCTTCGGCTGGCACCACGAGCTCGGCCTCTCCGAGCACGTCGAGGCCGCCCTCGACACGCGCTGGGAGTACCTCGCCCCGATCCACGTCGGGGACACCGTCACCTACGAGATGACCGTGGTGCGGGCCCGGCGCACCTCGGCGCTGCGCAACGGCGTGGTCGGCCGGTCCGTCGTCGTGCGCAACCAGGACGGCGCCGTCGTCCAGCGGGGGCGCACGTCCGCTCTGGTCACCGCGCGCGCCGCCGTCGACGACCACGCCGACCGGGTCGGCCGGGCGTTCGCGACCACCGGGTGGGCACGCGCACTCGGGGATCGGCTGGACGCGTCGGGCCCGTTCACCCGGGCCACCGCGACGTGGGACGGCACGATCGGGCTGCGGATCGGCGACGACGTGGTGCAGTTCCGCGTCTACCGTGGCCGGGTGCTCGAGTGCGGGCGCCGCACCCCGCACGGCCCCACGTTCGTCCTCGGTGCCTCCGACCTGACGTGGGTGCAGCTGTTGACCGGCCCGGTGAACGACTTCACCGCGCGGACCATGCGGGACGAGTTCACCACCGACGGTGACGCCTACGAGTACCTCCGGATGACCGCCGCCCTCGTCGCACTGGTCGACGAGGCCCGGGCTCTCGCCGGGGCCTGCGGGAAGGACGACCGATGAGGGCCGACTACGTCGAGGTGGGCGGCACGCGCACGTTCGTGCTCTCCGAGGGGGAGGGGCCGGGCGTGGTGTGCCTGCACACCGCGGGCCAGAACGGGGTCCAGTGGCGCGACACCCAGTCCGCGCTGGCCGCCCGCGGCTACCGGGTGGTCGTCCCCGACCTGCCCGGACACGGCCGGTCGGAGCCTGCGTCGGGCGGGCCGGTCCGCGATCTCGCGGACTACGCGTCCTGGTGCGAGGAGCTGGTCGGCGCGC
It contains:
- a CDS encoding hotdog domain-containing protein, producing MTNGTTVGAPAPPESPPRTGHWFEDFAVGQVFTGPPRTFGPDVVAAFAEISGDRAALHTEHGHTPDGRPLVHGPLGEAGFFGWHHELGLSEHVEAALDTRWEYLAPIHVGDTVTYEMTVVRARRTSALRNGVVGRSVVVRNQDGAVVQRGRTSALVTARAAVDDHADRVGRAFATTGWARALGDRLDASGPFTRATATWDGTIGLRIGDDVVQFRVYRGRVLECGRRTPHGPTFVLGASDLTWVQLLTGPVNDFTARTMRDEFTTDGDAYEYLRMTAALVALVDEARALAGACGKDDR